The proteins below come from a single Polynucleobacter sp. MWH-UH23A genomic window:
- a CDS encoding DUF3717 domain-containing protein gives MLYITIQELEAAINYWRNLSPARGDELSLCAEASTLAKAYALMIIQGSQRAPLDVLDESARIAIQKIIKNTQSS, from the coding sequence ATGTTGTACATCACCATTCAAGAGCTTGAGGCTGCCATTAATTATTGGCGAAACCTGTCTCCCGCGAGGGGGGATGAGCTCAGTCTATGCGCCGAAGCCTCTACTTTGGCAAAGGCGTATGCCCTAATGATTATTCAAGGCTCCCAACGCGCCCCTTTGGATGTCTTAGATGAATCAGCAAGAATTGCGATTCAAAAAATTATTAAAAATACCCAAAGCTCATAA
- a CDS encoding ABC transporter ATP-binding protein produces MNLQETILKTIGLGKSFKGFSAVSDVNLDVTRGTIHALIGPNGAGKTTCFNLLTKFLEPTSGQILFNGFDITNEAPSQIARRGVIRSFQISAVFPHLTVLENVRVALQRGLGTEFHFWKPGSSLDVLNERALELLQEVGLEKFADEETMNLAYGRKRALEIATTLAMEPELMLLDEPTQGMGHEDVERVTELIDRVSKGRTILMVEHNMKVVSSIADRITVLQRGSVLAEGSYHEVSNNPLVVEAYMGSHGGDAL; encoded by the coding sequence ATGAACTTGCAAGAAACAATATTAAAAACAATTGGTCTGGGAAAATCCTTTAAGGGGTTTTCAGCGGTAAGCGACGTTAACTTGGATGTAACCAGAGGAACCATTCACGCCCTTATTGGGCCAAATGGGGCTGGAAAAACAACCTGCTTTAATTTGCTGACAAAATTTTTGGAGCCAACTAGCGGCCAAATTTTATTCAATGGCTTTGATATCACCAATGAGGCCCCATCACAAATTGCACGTCGGGGTGTGATTCGATCATTTCAAATTTCCGCAGTTTTCCCCCATTTAACAGTGTTGGAAAACGTTCGTGTTGCACTGCAGCGAGGATTGGGCACCGAATTCCATTTTTGGAAACCAGGAAGCTCACTGGATGTCCTAAACGAAAGGGCTTTAGAGCTATTGCAGGAGGTTGGTTTAGAGAAGTTTGCGGACGAAGAGACTATGAATTTAGCCTATGGTCGTAAAAGGGCGCTAGAAATTGCAACCACTTTGGCGATGGAACCAGAGTTGATGTTGTTGGATGAGCCCACTCAGGGCATGGGTCACGAGGATGTTGAGCGCGTTACCGAATTAATTGATCGCGTCTCTAAAGGGCGAACCATCTTGATGGTTGAGCACAATATGAAGGTTGTTTCTTCTATTGCCGATCGCATTACGGTGTTGCAGCGTGGTTCCGTTTTGGCTGAAGGCTCTTATCACGAGGTTTCCAATAATCCCTTGGTGGTTGAGGCCTACATGGGTAGCCATGGGGGAGATGCTTTATGA
- a CDS encoding branched-chain amino acid ABC transporter permease: MNPKTKLLYAILVLIALLLPFQDFIYLVFAMKVLCFALFACAFNLLLGFTGLLSFGHAAFFGTAAYITAYFCKEAGFSPELGIFLGVVGSGVLGFLIGSLAIRRQGIYFAMVTLALSQMIYFLAVQLPYTGGEDGIQGVPRGMLFGLIDLKDDVAMYYFVLAVFLFGFALIMRAVHSPFGQVLKAIRENEPRAISLGYDVDRFKLMSFVISATLAGLAGSMKSLVFQLATLTDVHWHMSGEVVLMTLLGGMGTILGPVVGAGIVVGLQNYLANIGSWSTIATGFIFVICVLAFRRGVVGEIVAHLKNKN; the protein is encoded by the coding sequence ATGAATCCCAAAACAAAATTGCTTTACGCCATTTTGGTTTTAATTGCCCTGCTGTTGCCGTTTCAAGATTTCATTTATCTTGTTTTTGCAATGAAGGTTTTGTGTTTCGCTCTTTTTGCTTGCGCATTTAATTTGCTGCTTGGCTTCACTGGTCTTTTGTCTTTTGGTCACGCTGCATTTTTTGGAACCGCCGCTTACATCACGGCTTACTTCTGTAAAGAGGCTGGCTTTTCGCCGGAGCTTGGTATTTTCTTGGGCGTAGTAGGTTCGGGTGTTCTTGGCTTTTTGATAGGATCCCTTGCCATTCGTCGCCAGGGTATCTACTTTGCGATGGTGACTTTGGCGCTCTCGCAAATGATTTATTTCCTGGCCGTGCAACTTCCTTATACGGGTGGCGAAGATGGCATTCAGGGCGTACCGCGCGGAATGCTGTTTGGCTTAATTGACCTCAAAGATGATGTAGCCATGTATTACTTTGTCTTGGCCGTTTTCTTGTTTGGGTTTGCATTGATCATGCGTGCCGTTCACTCGCCTTTCGGCCAAGTATTAAAAGCCATTCGTGAGAATGAGCCGCGTGCGATTTCTTTGGGTTACGACGTTGATCGTTTCAAGCTAATGTCTTTTGTCATTTCCGCGACGCTTGCTGGATTAGCGGGCTCAATGAAGTCTCTAGTCTTCCAGCTGGCAACCCTGACTGACGTTCATTGGCATATGTCCGGTGAAGTGGTGTTGATGACTTTGCTCGGTGGCATGGGAACAATTTTGGGTCCAGTTGTTGGCGCTGGCATTGTGGTTGGTTTGCAAAACTATCTCGCGAATATTGGATCTTGGAGCACGATTGCAACCGGATTTATTTTTGTAATTTGTGTGCTGGCATTTCGTCGCGGTGTTGTTGGTGAAATTGTTGCGCACCTTAAAAATAAAAACTAA
- the gyrB gene encoding DNA topoisomerase (ATP-hydrolyzing) subunit B, translating into MTEEKKAVEQYGAASIQILEGLEAVRKRPGMYIGDTSDGTGLHHLVFEVLDNSIDEALAGYCSEITVVIQTDNSISIVDNGRGVPTGIKYDDKHEPKRSAAEIVMTELHAGGKFDQNSYKVSGGLHGVGVSCVNALSKWLKLTIRRDGKTHYMEFARGVIQNRNIQEENGVAISPITVIGDTELSGTEVHFLADEEIFGNIEFHYEVLVKRIRELSFLNNGVHIKLIDQRTGQEEDFAFSGGVRGFVEYINQTKNVLHPNIFYAEGVRPSDLGGQITAEVSMQWNDSFSEQVLCFTNNIPQRDGGTHLTGLRAAMTRVINKYIDENEIAKKAKVEISGDDMREGLACVLSVKVPEPKFSSQTKDKLVSSEVRGPVEEIVAEALSAYLQERPADAKILCGKIVDAARAREAARKARDMTRRKGALDGLGLPGKLADCQEKDPAKSELFIVEGDSAGGSAKQGRDRRFQAILPLKGKILNVEKARFDKMLTSQEVVTLITVLGTGIGVEEYKADKLRYHRIIIMTDADVDGSHIRTLLLTFFYRQMPELIERGHIYIAQPPLYKVKFGKSEQYIKDDAELNQLLLKIAMETASLQTPGGEVIEGEALNELAKHYQVIQSIVDRLSRTIDEDALRAIASGTQLNLDTEKAANESADRLRAALADPSNPLALPPEIIVQKEDRTERFRLLLSRRIHGNVKLSTINSDFVHGDDYQALSNAAAVLSGKVLAGTKVRRGDPDKNLKEQTIHDFKGAFSWLLSEAERVLSRQRYKGLGEMNPSQLWETTMDADSRTLLQVKIEDAIAADQVFTTLMGDEVEPRRAFIEKNALIARNLDV; encoded by the coding sequence ATGACTGAAGAAAAAAAAGCAGTAGAGCAGTATGGTGCAGCATCGATTCAAATCTTAGAAGGTCTTGAAGCTGTTCGTAAACGTCCAGGCATGTACATCGGAGACACTTCCGATGGAACGGGTTTGCACCATCTTGTATTTGAGGTTTTAGATAACTCTATTGACGAGGCCCTAGCAGGCTACTGTTCTGAAATTACGGTTGTTATTCAAACTGATAACTCTATTTCAATTGTTGACAACGGTCGTGGTGTTCCAACAGGTATTAAGTACGACGATAAGCATGAGCCAAAAAGAAGCGCAGCAGAAATCGTGATGACCGAGCTGCATGCTGGCGGTAAGTTCGATCAAAACAGCTATAAAGTTTCTGGTGGTTTGCACGGCGTAGGCGTAAGTTGTGTAAATGCCCTTTCTAAATGGTTGAAACTAACTATTCGCCGCGATGGCAAAACTCATTACATGGAGTTTGCTCGCGGGGTCATTCAAAATCGCAATATTCAAGAAGAGAATGGTGTTGCTATTTCACCGATTACAGTAATAGGCGATACCGAGTTGTCAGGCACGGAGGTGCATTTTTTAGCTGATGAAGAAATTTTTGGAAATATTGAGTTTCATTATGAAGTTCTAGTAAAGCGAATTAGGGAGCTTTCATTCTTAAATAATGGTGTGCATATCAAGTTGATTGATCAGCGCACTGGACAAGAAGAAGATTTCGCTTTTTCAGGTGGTGTGCGCGGGTTTGTTGAATACATTAATCAAACCAAAAACGTTTTACATCCAAACATTTTTTACGCTGAAGGTGTTCGCCCTTCTGATTTGGGTGGTCAAATTACCGCTGAAGTATCGATGCAGTGGAACGATAGTTTTAGTGAACAAGTTCTGTGTTTTACCAACAACATTCCTCAGCGTGATGGTGGTACTCACTTAACTGGTTTGCGTGCCGCGATGACGCGCGTCATCAATAAATATATTGATGAAAACGAGATCGCCAAAAAAGCAAAAGTAGAAATTTCTGGCGATGATATGCGCGAAGGTTTGGCATGCGTGCTGTCTGTAAAGGTGCCGGAACCAAAATTCTCAAGCCAAACAAAAGATAAGTTGGTATCAAGCGAGGTTCGTGGACCGGTTGAAGAAATTGTTGCTGAAGCCCTAAGTGCTTATCTTCAAGAGCGTCCCGCAGACGCAAAAATTCTTTGTGGAAAGATTGTGGATGCTGCGCGTGCTCGCGAGGCTGCTCGCAAAGCACGAGATATGACTCGTCGCAAAGGCGCCTTAGATGGACTTGGGTTGCCAGGTAAGCTTGCAGATTGCCAAGAAAAAGATCCAGCAAAGTCCGAGTTATTTATCGTCGAGGGTGATTCAGCGGGAGGCTCTGCGAAACAGGGCCGCGATCGTCGTTTTCAGGCAATTCTTCCTTTAAAAGGAAAAATTCTGAACGTTGAGAAAGCCCGTTTTGACAAGATGCTCACAAGCCAAGAGGTAGTAACTCTCATCACAGTCTTGGGAACGGGTATTGGTGTTGAAGAATACAAGGCTGATAAATTGCGCTATCACCGCATCATCATCATGACCGACGCGGACGTTGATGGTAGCCACATTCGCACACTACTTTTAACTTTCTTCTATAGACAGATGCCAGAGTTAATTGAGCGAGGCCATATTTATATTGCTCAACCACCACTTTATAAGGTGAAGTTTGGCAAGAGCGAACAGTACATTAAAGATGATGCTGAGCTTAATCAGCTTTTATTGAAAATCGCTATGGAAACAGCCTCTTTGCAAACTCCTGGTGGCGAGGTAATCGAGGGCGAGGCTCTAAACGAGTTGGCAAAACACTATCAAGTGATTCAATCCATTGTTGATCGCCTATCTCGCACAATTGATGAAGACGCGTTACGCGCAATTGCCTCTGGAACCCAACTAAACCTGGACACTGAAAAAGCTGCAAATGAATCTGCTGATCGCCTAAGAGCCGCACTTGCAGACCCTTCCAATCCATTGGCATTACCACCAGAAATTATTGTGCAAAAAGAAGATCGCACAGAGCGATTCCGTTTGCTGTTGTCGCGTCGTATTCATGGCAACGTAAAACTCTCAACCATTAACTCTGATTTTGTTCATGGCGACGACTACCAGGCTCTCTCTAATGCTGCCGCGGTATTGTCTGGAAAAGTCTTAGCTGGTACGAAAGTGCGACGCGGCGATCCTGACAAGAATCTCAAAGAGCAAACCATTCATGATTTCAAGGGCGCATTCTCTTGGCTATTGTCTGAGGCCGAGCGTGTATTGAGCCGTCAACGTTATAAGGGTCTTGGTGAAATGAATCCATCGCAGTTGTGGGAAACCACTATGGATGCTGATTCAAGAACTTTGCTCCAGGTAAAAATCGAAGACGCGATTGCAGCCGATCAGGTATTTACTACATTGATGGGCGATGAGGTTGAACCACGTCGGGCCTTTATTGAAAAAAATGCGCTCATTGCGCGCAACCTAGACGTATAA
- a CDS encoding ABC transporter substrate-binding protein — protein MKLKQITASLVAATMFASNPVFAQNGSKVSGDVVKIGVLTDLSSTYSDLAGPGAVIAAKMAIADFSKDGTVIGKKIELVSADHQNKADIAANKAREWYDKDGVDVIVELVSTNVALAVMEVAEQKNKITLVSGAASLPITNEKCTANNVHWTYDTYALSNGTGKAVVKQGKKNWYFITADYAFGAALEKDATSVVTANGGKVLGTSKHPFPNSDFSSYLLKAQASGADVVALANAGQDTINTVKQASEFGINKKQTVVPLLMFITDVHSLGLNAAQGMYLTEGFYWDKDDKTRAFAKRFILQHKRMPSMVQAGVYSSVLAYLNAVQKAGTDDTQAVMKALKSTNIDDGLFKGKIRADGKFEHDMYLLEVKKPSESKSPWDYYHVRAVIPAAEATQPLSLSRCKLVTNK, from the coding sequence ATGAAGTTAAAGCAAATTACCGCAAGTCTGGTTGCAGCGACCATGTTCGCTTCAAATCCAGTTTTTGCACAAAATGGATCCAAAGTTAGTGGCGATGTTGTAAAGATTGGAGTATTAACCGATCTTTCTTCAACTTATTCCGATTTGGCTGGTCCGGGTGCGGTGATTGCCGCCAAAATGGCGATCGCAGATTTTTCTAAAGACGGCACAGTCATTGGTAAAAAGATTGAACTTGTTAGTGCAGACCACCAAAACAAAGCAGACATTGCCGCCAATAAAGCTCGCGAATGGTATGACAAAGATGGTGTTGATGTAATTGTGGAGCTAGTTTCAACTAACGTTGCCTTGGCTGTAATGGAAGTCGCCGAACAAAAGAACAAAATTACCTTGGTTTCAGGTGCTGCATCATTGCCTATTACCAATGAGAAATGTACTGCCAATAACGTTCATTGGACTTACGACACTTACGCGCTTTCCAACGGAACAGGCAAGGCGGTTGTAAAGCAGGGCAAAAAGAATTGGTACTTTATTACTGCTGACTATGCATTTGGTGCAGCTTTGGAAAAAGATGCTACAAGTGTTGTAACTGCTAACGGTGGAAAAGTATTAGGAACCAGCAAACACCCATTTCCAAATAGCGATTTCTCTTCATATCTCTTGAAGGCTCAAGCCAGCGGTGCTGATGTAGTGGCTTTAGCGAATGCCGGTCAAGACACTATCAATACCGTTAAACAGGCTTCCGAGTTTGGTATTAACAAGAAGCAAACAGTTGTCCCTTTATTGATGTTTATTACAGACGTTCACTCTTTGGGATTAAATGCTGCTCAAGGTATGTACCTCACAGAAGGCTTCTACTGGGATAAAGATGACAAGACCCGCGCGTTTGCTAAACGTTTTATCTTGCAACATAAGCGCATGCCTAGCATGGTTCAGGCCGGCGTTTATTCCTCTGTATTGGCTTATTTAAATGCGGTTCAAAAGGCTGGCACCGACGATACTCAAGCAGTAATGAAAGCCCTCAAATCAACCAACATTGATGACGGCCTCTTCAAAGGCAAGATTCGTGCAGACGGTAAGTTTGAGCATGATATGTACCTCTTGGAAGTGAAGAAACCATCTGAATCTAAGAGCCCATGGGATTACTACCATGTTCGTGCGGTGATTCCTGCTGCCGAGGCAACCCAACCACTTTCATTGTCACGATGCAAATTGGTTACTAATAAGTAA
- a CDS encoding branched-chain amino acid ABC transporter permease, with translation MFELLGITPQGLVAQLLVGLINGSFYAILSLGLAIIFGLLNIINFAHGAQYTMGAFIAWIGLTQISQWLGFPELSINYWFALIVVPLVLAGFGLILERTMLRRLYHLDHLYGLLLTFGLALIIEGMFRHWYGISGESYPAPELLQGAIPLESIGIILPKYRLWVVVISLAVCFSTWYVIERTKLGAYLRAGTENPKLLQAFGINVPLMISLAYAYGVGLAGFAGVLAAPIFQVNPLMGSNLIIVVFAVVVIGGMGSIMGAILTGLGLGLVEGLTKVFYPEASGVVIFVIMAIVLLIRPAGLFGREK, from the coding sequence ATGTTTGAACTTCTTGGAATTACCCCACAAGGGCTGGTTGCCCAGCTCTTGGTGGGTTTAATTAATGGCTCTTTTTATGCCATTTTGAGTTTGGGGTTGGCCATTATTTTTGGCCTCCTCAACATTATTAATTTTGCTCATGGAGCGCAGTACACCATGGGCGCATTTATTGCCTGGATTGGCTTAACTCAAATTAGCCAATGGCTTGGCTTTCCCGAGCTATCAATCAATTATTGGTTTGCTTTAATTGTTGTCCCACTTGTTTTGGCGGGCTTTGGTTTGATCCTTGAGCGGACGATGTTGCGTCGGCTTTATCACCTAGACCATTTGTACGGTTTATTACTAACTTTTGGATTGGCTTTGATTATTGAGGGAATGTTCCGTCATTGGTATGGAATTTCTGGTGAAAGCTATCCTGCTCCAGAGCTCTTACAGGGCGCGATCCCGCTAGAGTCCATTGGAATTATTTTGCCCAAGTATCGTTTGTGGGTTGTGGTGATTTCTTTGGCGGTTTGTTTCTCTACTTGGTATGTAATCGAGAGAACAAAGCTGGGCGCCTATCTGCGTGCGGGCACTGAAAATCCAAAATTACTTCAAGCATTTGGCATTAATGTGCCATTGATGATCTCTTTAGCATACGCCTATGGTGTTGGTTTGGCTGGTTTTGCTGGTGTGTTGGCTGCCCCGATCTTTCAGGTTAATCCGCTGATGGGATCCAACCTCATCATCGTTGTTTTTGCGGTGGTGGTGATTGGTGGTATGGGCTCAATCATGGGCGCGATTTTGACTGGTTTGGGCTTGGGCTTGGTCGAGGGCTTGACTAAGGTCTTCTATCCCGAGGCTTCAGGAGTTGTCATTTTTGTGATCATGGCAATCGTTCTCTTGATTCGTCCTGCTGGACTTTTTGGGCGGGAGAAATAA
- the dnaA gene encoding chromosomal replication initiator protein DnaA has product MSNLQNPPSLNSISPFGFWDGAVGALSRELSPQQFKTWIQPLVLLSFDESDRLLTIGAPNRFKLDWIKKTFAERFQEMAADYFGGPINVHFALAVEGAVQARATGASEISEPVVGVETHTNTSPNISVEEQSFEIEDHSKLNPNLTFETFVTGKANQLARAASIQVAHNPGTSYNPMFLYGGVGLGKTHLIHAIGNHLLKEKPNARIRYIHAEQYVSDVVRAYQQKAFDRFKRYYHSLDLLLIDDIQFFSGKSRTQEEFFYAFEALLSNKSQVIITSDTYPKEMAGIDDRLISRFDSGLTVAIEPPELEMRVAILMKKAANEGIPMSEDVAFFVAKHLRSNVRELEGALRKILAFVRFHGREVTIEVARTALKDLLSIQNRQISVENIQKAVADFYSIKVADMYSKKRPANIARPRQIAMFMAKELTQKSLPEIGELFGGRDHTTVLHAVRKIAEERAHDSQLNHEIHVIEQTLKS; this is encoded by the coding sequence ATGAGCAACCTACAAAATCCCCCCTCCTTGAATTCAATCAGTCCTTTTGGTTTTTGGGACGGCGCCGTTGGCGCACTCTCACGCGAACTATCACCACAACAGTTTAAAACCTGGATACAGCCATTAGTATTGCTATCTTTTGATGAGAGTGACCGCTTACTAACAATTGGAGCCCCAAACCGCTTTAAGTTGGACTGGATTAAAAAAACTTTTGCAGAACGTTTCCAAGAAATGGCTGCGGACTACTTTGGGGGACCAATCAATGTTCACTTTGCACTGGCGGTTGAAGGTGCCGTACAAGCAAGAGCAACTGGCGCCAGCGAGATTTCCGAGCCTGTGGTCGGCGTCGAAACCCATACAAATACCTCGCCAAATATTTCCGTTGAAGAACAGTCTTTTGAAATTGAGGATCATTCGAAACTTAATCCAAACCTTACTTTTGAGACCTTTGTAACCGGCAAAGCAAATCAACTTGCTAGGGCGGCCTCGATTCAGGTTGCGCACAACCCAGGAACCTCATACAACCCAATGTTTTTATATGGTGGTGTTGGTCTTGGAAAAACCCATTTAATTCATGCGATTGGTAACCATCTCCTCAAGGAAAAACCAAACGCTCGTATTCGTTATATCCACGCTGAACAATATGTATCCGACGTGGTTCGTGCTTACCAACAAAAGGCTTTTGATCGTTTTAAGCGTTATTACCACTCGCTTGATCTGTTGTTGATTGACGATATCCAATTTTTTAGTGGCAAATCAAGAACCCAAGAAGAGTTCTTTTATGCCTTCGAAGCGCTCTTAAGCAACAAATCTCAGGTGATTATTACAAGCGATACCTACCCAAAAGAAATGGCTGGTATTGATGATCGACTCATTTCACGCTTTGATTCTGGTTTGACGGTAGCCATTGAACCTCCTGAACTGGAAATGCGAGTGGCCATCCTTATGAAGAAGGCCGCCAACGAGGGCATCCCCATGAGTGAGGATGTGGCATTTTTTGTAGCCAAACATCTGCGCTCTAATGTGCGCGAGCTTGAAGGCGCCTTGAGAAAGATTCTGGCTTTTGTTCGCTTTCATGGTCGCGAGGTCACTATTGAGGTGGCCAGAACCGCCTTGAAGGATTTGCTATCAATTCAAAATCGTCAAATTTCGGTTGAGAACATACAAAAAGCAGTGGCAGACTTCTACAGCATTAAGGTTGCTGATATGTATTCAAAAAAACGTCCAGCTAATATTGCTCGCCCGAGACAAATTGCCATGTTTATGGCCAAAGAATTAACCCAAAAAAGCCTACCAGAAATAGGCGAGTTGTTTGGGGGTCGTGATCACACCACTGTTTTACACGCCGTTCGTAAGATTGCAGAAGAGCGAGCTCACGACAGCCAGTTAAACCATGAGATTCACGTTATTGAGCAAACACTAAAGTCATAA
- a CDS encoding SET domain-containing protein-lysine N-methyltransferase, with protein MATKKLKPPKVDRSSIVVKSSPIHGKGVFVAKPIKKGQAIIEYKGERISWKLAEKRHPHDPKDPNHTFYFSLEDGRVIDAKYGGNAARWINHSCRPSCETREDSFDGEPRVFIYAMRALKVGEELFYDYSLDVEGPITKKLKKEYECRCGAKKCRGTMLSLDNK; from the coding sequence ATGGCAACCAAAAAATTAAAACCACCGAAGGTGGATCGGTCTTCTATTGTTGTTAAATCTTCGCCAATTCATGGCAAAGGTGTCTTTGTGGCTAAGCCCATCAAAAAGGGCCAAGCAATTATTGAATACAAGGGTGAACGCATTAGTTGGAAGCTTGCTGAAAAACGGCACCCACATGACCCTAAAGACCCAAATCACACTTTTTATTTTTCTTTAGAAGATGGCCGTGTTATTGATGCAAAGTATGGTGGTAATGCTGCGCGATGGATTAACCACTCTTGCAGGCCTAGCTGCGAAACTCGTGAAGATAGTTTTGATGGTGAACCACGAGTTTTTATCTATGCCATGCGAGCCCTTAAAGTTGGTGAGGAGTTGTTTTATGACTACTCGCTGGATGTTGAAGGACCAATCACCAAGAAGCTAAAAAAAGAGTACGAATGTCGTTGTGGCGCTAAAAAGTGCCGCGGGACCATGCTATCCCTCGACAACAAATAA
- the dnaN gene encoding DNA polymerase III subunit beta: protein MQLVNTSRDSLLKPLQVVSGIVERRHTLPILANLLFKKSGERVSFVSTDIEIQITTNANFGVGSEDVTTTVAARKLLDILRALPEGPVSLNLKDNRMVVQSGKSRFSLQTLSATEFPVMQSVGEVTAAWKMTRKSFRQLISQVHFSMAQQDIRYYLNGMLLVVEGKEVVAVATDGHRLAFSQVQLTEAPSGSGQRQEIIIPRKTILECQHLLEDSDESLEISLTANQVKFTFGDIELISKLVEGKFPDFQRVIPKGHKNSLVVGRDVLQAALQRAAILTTDKFKGVRFSLSPNKITVQSTNAEQEEAQEEIETEYSGDAVEIGFNVSYLLDVLANLKNEKIQISLGDANSSAVITLPGSEDFKYVVMPMRI from the coding sequence ATGCAACTTGTCAACACCTCACGCGATAGTTTGTTAAAGCCACTACAAGTAGTAAGTGGAATTGTTGAGCGTAGACACACTTTGCCAATTTTGGCGAATCTCTTATTTAAAAAGAGTGGTGAGAGAGTGTCTTTTGTATCAACAGATATTGAAATTCAAATTACAACAAATGCTAATTTTGGTGTCGGCTCCGAAGATGTCACTACAACTGTTGCCGCAAGAAAGTTGTTAGATATTTTGCGAGCACTACCCGAGGGTCCGGTTTCTTTAAATCTTAAGGATAACCGTATGGTTGTTCAGAGTGGCAAAAGCCGTTTTTCTTTGCAAACATTATCTGCAACCGAGTTCCCAGTTATGCAAAGTGTTGGCGAGGTTACAGCTGCTTGGAAAATGACGCGGAAAAGTTTTCGCCAATTGATTAGTCAAGTGCACTTTTCTATGGCTCAACAAGATATTCGCTATTACTTAAACGGAATGTTGTTGGTTGTAGAGGGTAAAGAGGTGGTTGCTGTTGCAACTGATGGACATCGTTTGGCATTTTCTCAGGTTCAACTTACAGAAGCTCCGTCAGGATCTGGTCAGCGCCAAGAAATTATTATTCCTCGTAAAACCATACTTGAGTGCCAACACCTACTTGAAGATTCGGATGAATCATTGGAAATTAGTTTGACTGCCAATCAAGTTAAATTTACTTTTGGTGATATTGAGCTTATTTCTAAATTGGTTGAGGGTAAGTTCCCAGATTTCCAAAGGGTGATTCCAAAGGGGCACAAAAATTCTTTGGTGGTTGGTCGTGATGTGTTGCAAGCAGCATTGCAGCGCGCAGCTATTCTTACTACCGACAAATTCAAAGGTGTGCGCTTCTCTTTATCTCCAAACAAGATCACCGTTCAGTCTACTAATGCTGAGCAAGAAGAAGCCCAAGAAGAAATTGAAACTGAATACAGCGGCGATGCTGTGGAAATTGGTTTTAATGTGAGTTACTTGTTAGACGTATTGGCGAACCTAAAGAATGAAAAAATTCAAATTAGTTTAGGTGATGCCAACAGTAGTGCTGTAATCACATTACCGGGATCAGAAGACTTTAAGTATGTAGTAATGCCAATGCGCATTTAA
- a CDS encoding ABC transporter ATP-binding protein: MTMALEVKNLESWYGESHILHGVNFAVRDGEVVTLLGRNGAGRSTILKSILGLTSKRTGSVQVYGAETISMPTYKIARLGVGFCPEERGIFASLSTEENLLLLPEVAPGGMGLDEIYEMFPNLYERRNSPGTRLSGGEQQMLAMARILRTGAKLLLLDEITEGLAPVIVQKLGEVVTSLRKKGFTIVLVEQNFRFAAPLADRHYVVEHGNVVEVVQQNELAEKAALLNEYLGV; encoded by the coding sequence ATGACCATGGCCCTTGAGGTTAAAAATTTAGAGTCTTGGTATGGCGAGTCCCATATTTTGCATGGTGTGAATTTTGCCGTGCGCGATGGCGAGGTTGTAACGCTATTGGGAAGAAACGGCGCTGGCCGAAGCACTATTTTGAAATCCATTTTGGGTTTAACTAGCAAAAGAACCGGCTCCGTTCAGGTCTACGGTGCGGAAACTATTTCGATGCCGACATACAAAATTGCTCGCCTTGGAGTCGGATTTTGTCCTGAAGAGCGAGGCATTTTTGCCAGCCTAAGCACCGAAGAGAACTTGCTTTTATTGCCAGAGGTTGCACCCGGTGGAATGGGTTTAGATGAAATCTATGAAATGTTCCCAAATCTGTATGAGCGACGTAACAGCCCTGGAACACGTCTTTCTGGTGGCGAGCAACAGATGTTGGCTATGGCGCGTATTTTGAGAACGGGCGCCAAGCTACTTTTGCTCGATGAGATTACTGAAGGCTTGGCTCCAGTGATTGTGCAAAAGCTGGGTGAGGTTGTAACCAGTTTGCGCAAGAAAGGCTTCACTATTGTGTTGGTTGAGCAAAACTTCCGTTTTGCAGCGCCATTAGCGGATCGACATTATGTTGTTGAGCACGGAAATGTGGTTGAGGTTGTACAGCAAAACGAGTTGGCTGAAAAAGCGGCCTTATTAAATGAGTATCTTGGTGTTTAG